Part of the Candidatus Binatus sp. genome is shown below.
GAGGGCGAGTCCATGAAAAAAACGGCGACGAATCTTCTCTTTTCGATCTCGGCGGTTTTGGTTTTCGCGCTATCGCTCGCGACCAGCGCATCCGGCGGAAACAACACCGGCCTCGGGGACGGCGCGCTTAGCAGCAACACCGGCTTCTTCAATACCGGGCTCGGTTACTTTGCGCTGTCAAACAGCAACTCGGGTCAAGCAAATACCGCTACCGGATACAGAGCCCTCTTCTCGAACACCACTGGCTCCAGCAATACCGCTACCGGAGAGAATGCCCTCTACTTTAACAGCACGGGACATGACAATACCGCCGCCGGATTCCGAGCTCTCATGAGCAACAGTACGGGCTATTACAACACCGGCACCGGGCTGTACGCGCTCTACTCCAATAGCTCAGGGTTCGACAACACCGCCACCGGAGTATTTTCGCTCTTCAGCAACACCACGGGCAACTACAATACCGCTGACGGACTGAATGCACTCAAGTACAACACCACCGGCCACGACAATACGGCTACTGGATTGCAAGCCCTGTACAAAAACACCACGGGCTACGACAACACCGGCACCGGGCTGGACGCGCTCGCCTTCAACACCACCGGGTTCGACAACACCGCCAGCGGAGTATTTTCGCTCCTAAACAACACCACAGGCAGGAACAATACCGCTCAGGGAGCCAATACTCTTTTCAGCAACACCGCCGGCATTTTCAATACCGCGAGCGGCGCGCAAGCGCTGTACAGCAACAGCACGGGTAATTACAACACGGCGGACGGCCTCCAAGCCCTGTACAAGAACACGACCGGCCAATACAATACTGTTATCGGTTTCCAGGCAGGCTTTTTTCTAACCACCGGCAACAACAACATCGATATCGGCAATCGCGGTCTCGCGGCCGAAGCCAATACTACTCGCATCGGCGTGCAAGGGACCCAGACCGCCACCTACATCGCCGGTATCACTGGTAGTGCGGTCTCGGGTAGCGACGTAGTGGTTAATGGCGCCGGGCGGCTAGGAGTCGTAGTGTCGTCTGCGCGCTACAAGCGCGACATCAACGACATGGGTGCTACTACGAACGAGTTGATGAAGCTTCGGCCTGTAACATTCCGCTACAAAGACGATCCGCAAGCAACCAAGCAATATGGCCTCGTCGCGGAAGAAGTAGAGCAAGTCTATCCCGAGCTGGTGGTTCACAATGCCGAAGGTAAGG
Proteins encoded:
- a CDS encoding tail fiber domain-containing protein, which codes for MNDSTDFQEGESMKKTATNLLFSISAVLVFALSLATSASGGNNTGLGDGALSSNTGFFNTGLGYFALSNSNSGQANTATGYRALFSNTTGSSNTATGENALYFNSTGHDNTAAGFRALMSNSTGYYNTGTGLYALYSNSSGFDNTATGVFSLFSNTTGNYNTADGLNALKYNTTGHDNTATGLQALYKNTTGYDNTGTGLDALAFNTTGFDNTASGVFSLLNNTTGRNNTAQGANTLFSNTAGIFNTASGAQALYSNSTGNYNTADGLQALYKNTTGQYNTVIGFQAGFFLTTGNNNIDIGNRGLAAEANTTRIGVQGTQTATYIAGITGSAVSGSDVVVNGAGRLGVVVSSARYKRDINDMGATTNELMKLRPVTFRYKDDPQATKQYGLVAEEVEQVYPELVVHNAEGKVESVRYSMLSSMLLNELQKQTSEVAEMKLQLKASKEREAAMRASFDERVSRLERTMAARSDDRNLAAATDR